The following are encoded in a window of Maylandia zebra isolate NMK-2024a linkage group LG5, Mzebra_GT3a, whole genome shotgun sequence genomic DNA:
- the wnk2 gene encoding serine/threonine-protein kinase WNK2 isoform X4 has product MDSVDSSKDPPLGSTFSSAPNLDSDINANACRPVYENGTDHNVNIQNTALRGASDPSSYPSTDYQVPVRHRFIRRSQWLSDSEEPPVDTPEFANSSPALNIDLRTIVDRSRARVLHATRLQETSSTESQVGLKDMATESVNADEEKGGRSESEPKAEVVPSDVTGKAGSDENEEEPGMKAVATSPGGRFLKFDIELGRGSFKTVYKGLDTDTWVEVAWCELQERKLSKAERQRFKEEAEMLKALQHPNIVRFYDFWESPVKGKKCIVLVTELMTSGTLKTYLKRFKVMKPKVLRSWCRQILKGLHFLHTRTPPIIHRDLKCDNIFITGPTGSVKIGDLGLATLKRASFAKSVIGTPEFMAPEMYEEHYDEAVDVYAFGMCMLEMATSEYPYSECQNAAQIYRKVTSGVKPASYSKVRDPEIKEIIGECICHRWEERYSIKDLLNHAFFAEDTGVRVELNEEDDGKKASIALKLWVEDPKKLKGKYKDTGAIEFTFDLVHEVPEVVAQEMVDSGFFLDCDVKIVGKSIRDRVALIKWRRERTVSPNGNSETPVKKTQQNLLQVPSTGMPQGAALATTDYEDQESEQQTLICTVPAATSTTSGSGVSSTMQLDEQNNQQNGPYPTFQEPVTTTQIIYSPPAQTDPQLHQGPYQQSTAQSVQLHQGAYQKTAGQLHPGTFQQPASQLHQGPYQCQTRHYSDPFVCHENLLITESTMCLRRGSASMVEMVQCRMQSLTKTTPLPCLCPLQEVSPANSTESRVHDTNCLYANSAQKPSLLSPFLLPHQHSHHDSASHFDSPHLPLNLQPPAELPPCVPRSPGPHHHCKACMSLLCKDRTKGGGSLGHTHKRTDTTSTQFAPVSKPSSPTSLHQPRSPPSLPTTTSSNCQPVVAASPSHLSPPSQNVFPRSLYEGGDLTLLNYCLHHIVSRRTSSPTLSDRGVNHPLHNQTGVCCSSVREHKDKSQSLDAPFYCSPNVVRNLQLSSHHSKDRANSLTAPAPATPATAANQSRQCFPAAGPTLQTQNTAQPNQEQIQSLTPHGTLGDFQHLGAVHSVLPTVQTSLWGRGTDSETSGAGLDLAGASTISAPVPAPASIPIPANVVTQPPAQILAVVGAQNQLQVPVSAQAAVMPQTTTLLKSPTSIPIQVPTAIQAAVSAPAQPLVSASGPILEQTEVSSVSILSSKPEMSVPGLVSGPNTLPAPVQSAAPVPAPASVTTSVPAPVLQPPGTQTTVSIPECSSLPATQQTADMASASSTPHQEPCAEEVLQEKPISLPSYEFDSLKSDIPSGKETSDGYESFASVGKGDGKPRKHHRKSARTRSRQEKTSKPKLSMLNVCNTGDKMVECQLETHNHKMVTFKFDLDGDAPEEIATYMVENGFILMLEKEIFIDQLKDIVDKAEDMLNEDMEGERDTALSCSPLQVQPFEALVGESQQPGGSQPVYQQNVLHTGKRWFIICPVEEIPTSSQETPSDGTTTQSPGSSAAMHPADSTTAKPSREEGSSSTMSGGSGGFSYDVYGFCSPPIMSNTDPLLLATLSPPVSAPPTLQSVPSVEPAGSSMQHSMQAQTARTQTSSPHAAFPVEDSQGSPLGSISPIHASQKLPDMTCPVSIADDVPCCPLVMPLSLDVSTSQVGSPLTLPLQEPGSVKEAPAVSYAPAARSERPQQPVVLHQPFATVGGTKVSSLPQSPAPSQHGAGPSESDGEGRLARSGFVDSTIKTLDEKLRNLLYQEYAPMYPSGSAAETPGSGTEYIQSPPGPDSATGGSGNSTPGPIGEGRYRGGEQLPQIPERMDSLSALSDSAVCASLSRRHVPHSASCSGARGRFKITPVAPEVANRRDVKQRSWSSAASPAHPVGYIRDHGQFDAMATSTTIGRFSVVSTEDDITQRTRCSRYSAPPDFYLDTPPSNAKRGSLPRAMTSVPVDVTVHARFLSSDSGAESSPAKLTPATPLQHSRSERRGSDLMKRAVAFLRRSGRSSSVQSSDSPSRHGGVHGSAYGSSDNDSEMEDSDIKRELQRLREKHLKEISELQAHQRGEVELLYRRLGKVPPPGLGVAAPHASRRKRSSKHRLKPGKLLSPLVQQFRNVTTKTGDSSRSSAAAGTGDNTVSLNGSPAKGSFPTHSRARSCTSHLPSSTSEPVQTQQPCSLKGSLSSDNIYAGLHGDGTGTQVPPGQGWSNYPQPSERVTYKSSSKPRARFLSGPVSLSIWATLKRLCLGKERGSRSGASAGASNQSQQLPGGVTPPPHQPVIGLAQAQANNSNNKTGTYSSTSASAHDSNLPEDLQRLMDDWAQEVLIVTHRPRTNSLSITRPQLWDQDPLQTSEQLARASDLSPWTASGPEACSLPLSWPDAPGSTMIATPPAGAHPSYQHHSPAPFRALPSPLSISQWPGFFFPLPPGVFAFPAVASAQDTHSSIPAPSYQPTDPKARTL; this is encoded by the exons ATGGATTCGGTGGATTCAAGCAAAGATCCGCCACTGGGATCCACGTTTTCCTCAGCACCTAATCTGGACTCGGACATTAATGCAAATGCTTGCAGGCCTGTGTATGAGAATGGTACAGACCACAATGTCAACATACAAAACACAGCCCTGCGTGGAGCAAGTGACCCCAGCTCATACCCCTCCACAGACTACCAGGTGCCGGTCCGCCACAGGTTTATTCGGCGGAGCCAGTGGTTGTCAGACTCCGAAGAGCCGCCGGTGGACACACCGGAGTTCGCCAACAGCAGCCCGGCACTCAACATTGACCTGCGAACCATCGTTGACAGGAGTCGGGCGCGGGTTCTGCACGCGACCCGCCTCCAGGAGACCTCGAGCACGGAGAGCCAGGTGGGCCTGAAAGACATGGCCACAGAGAGCGTGAACGCGGACGAGGAGAAAGGAGGCAGGAGCGAAAGCGAGCCCAAGGCAGAGGTCGTGCCCTCCGATGTCACAGGTAAAGCAGGAAGTGACGAAAACGAAGAGGAGCCCGGAATGAAGGCTGTGGCCACCTCGCCCGGAGGGCGCTTCCTCAAGTTTGACATCGAGCTGGGGAGAGGGTCTTTCAAAACTGTCTATAAAGGTCTCGACACCGACACCTGGGTCGAAGTGGCCTGGTGTGAGCTTCAG GAACGGAAACTGTCCaaagcagagagacagagattcaAAGAGGAAGCAGAAATGCTAAAGGCTCTCCAGCATCCCAACATTGTGCGATTTTATGACTTCTGGGAATCACCCGTCAAAGGGAAAAAGTGTATTGTTCTGGTGACAGAGCTGATGACCTCAGGAACACTAAAAAC GTATCTGAAGCGCTTTAAGGTCATGAAGCCTAAAGTTCTTAGAAGCTGGTGCAGACAAATTCTCAAAGGCCTCCACTTCCTCCACACTAGAACTCCTCCGATCATCCACAGAGACCTTAAGTGTGACAACATCTTCATCACTGGTCCTACGGGCTCTGTCAAAATCGGAGACCTGGGCCTGGCGACTCTAAAGAGAGCCTCTTTTGCTAAAAGTGTTATTG GCACTCCAGAGTTCATGGCTCCAGAGATGTATGAGGAGCACTATGACGAGGCCGTGGATGTCTACGCCTTTGGGATGTGTATGCTGGAGATGGCAACATCTGAATATCCCTACTCTGAATGTCAAAATGCTGCTCAGATCTACCGCAAAGTGACCAGC ggGGTGAAACCTGCCAGCTACAGCAAAGTCCGCGACCCAGAAATTAAGGAAATAATCGGGGAGTGCATCTGTCACAGATGGGAAGAAAG GTACTCCATCAAGGACCTCCTGAATCACGCCTTCTTTGCAGAGGACACGGGTGTGAGGGTGGAGCTCAATGAAGAAGATGATGGGAAAAAAGCATCCATCGCTCTAAAGCTGTGGGTCGAAGATCCTAAAAAACTGAAGGGAAAATACAAAGACACTGGTGCCATTGAGTTTACCTTTGATTTGGTGCATGAGGTCCCAGAAGTTGTTGCCCAAGAAATG GTGGATTCAGGTTTCTTTCTGGATTGTGATGTGAAGATCGTTGGGAAGTCCATCAGAGATCGTGTAGCTCTAATCAAATGGAGGAGGGAGCGGACTGTCTCACCAAATGGAAACAGCGAGACACCCGTGAAGAAAACTCAGCAGAACCTCCTACAGGTTCCCAGTACAGGGATGCCACAGGGAGCTGCATTAGCTACTACAGATTATGAAGACCAAGAGTCAGAGCAGCAGACTCTGATCTGCACCGTCCCCGCTGCCACATCTACCACAT CTGGCAGTGGAGTGAGCTCCACCATGCAATTAGATGAGCAAAACAATCAGCAGAATGGCCCCTACCCAACGTTTCAAGAACCTGTTACCACAACTCAGATTATCTACAGTCCTCCTGCACAGACTGACCCTCAGCTGCACCAGGGGCCTTACCAGCAGTCCACTGCACAGTCCGTGCAGTTACACCAAGGAGCGTACCAGAAAACCGCAGGCCAGCTGCACCCTGGGACCTTTCAACAACCTGCATCACAACTGCACCAGGGGCCTTATCAGTGTCAAACA CGTCACTACAGTGATCCCTTTGTTTGCCATGAGAACCTGCTCATCACTGAAAGTACTATGTGTCTTAGGCGTGGCAGTGCCTCAATGGTTGAGATGGTACAGTGTAGGATGCAATCGCTAACTAAGACAACTCCACTCCCCTGCTTGTGTCCGTTACAGGAAGTGTCTCCGGCAAATAGCACAGAGAGTCGAGTGCACGATACAAACTGCCTGTATGCTAACTCTGCCCAGAAGCCGTCATTGTTATCGCCTTTCTTGCTCCCCCATCAACACTCTCATCATGACTCAGCAAGTCATTTCGATTCACCTCACCTTCCCCTTAATTTACAACCTCCTGCAGAGCTGCCTCCATGTGTCCCACGCAGCCCAGGGCCTCACCATCACTGCAAAGCTTGCATGTCTCTCCTCTGCAAGGACAGGACAAAAGGAGGTGGATcactgggacacacacacaaacgcactgACACCACATCCACCCAGTTTGCTCCAGTCTCCAAGCCAAGCTCGCCCACATCTCTTCATCAGCCAAGGTCTCCTCCCTCTCTGCCCACTACCACATCATCAAATTGTCAGCCCGTCGTGGCAGCTTCTCCTTCACATCTTTCTCCACCTTCACAAAATGTGTTCCCACGGAGTTTGTATGAAGGTGGAGATCTCACGCTCCTCAACTACTGTCTCCATCACATTGTCAGTCGCAGGACCAGCTCCCCCACCCTCTCTGATAGAGGTGTTAATCATCCACTACACAACCAAACTGGGGTTTGTTGTTCTTCAGTACGTGAGCATAAAGACAAGAGCCAGAGCCTGGATGCTCCGTTCTACTGTTCTCCAAATGTGGTTAGGAACCTGCAGTTATCATCACATCACAGCAAAGACAGAGCCAATTCTCTG ACAGCTCCTGCTCCAGCTACGCCAGCCACTGCTGCTAACCAGAGCAGACAGTGCTTTCCAGCTGCAGGCCCAACTCTACAGACACAGAACACTGCCCAGCCCAACCAGGAGCAG aTACAGTCACTCACTCCGCATGGCACTCTGGGAGACTTTCAGCATTTGGGTGCGGTTCACTCAGTTTTGCCTACTGTTCAGACTTCTCTCTGGGGAAGGGGAACAGATTCAGAAACTAGTGGAGCTGGCCTTGACTTAGCAGGAGCTTCTACAATTTCAGCCCCAGTCCCAGCCCCAGCGTCAATCCCAATCCCAGCTAATGTTGTTACTCAACCTCCAGCACAAATTCTGGCTGTGGTGGGAGCACAAAACCAACTTCAAGTCCCAGTATCAGCTCAGGCTGCAGTTATGCCTCAAACCACAACCCTTCTTAAATCCCCCACTTCAATCCCAATACAAGTTCCAACAGCAATTCAAGCTGCAGTCTCAGCCCCAGCTCAACCACTAGTATCAGCATCGGGTCCCATTTTGGAGCAAACAGAAGTCTCCTCTGTGAGCATACTTTCATCCAAACCCGAAATGTCAGTCCCAGGCTTGGTTTCAGGCCCAAACACCCTGCCAGCACCAGTTCAGTCTGCAGCTCCTGTTCCCGCTCCAGCTTCTGTCACAACTTCAGTCCCAGCTCCAGTTCTGCAGCCTCCTGGCACCCAGACAACAGTCTCAATACCCGAGTGTTCCAGCCTGCCTGCAACTCAGCAAACTGCAGACATGGCATCTGCATCCAGCACCCCTCATCAAGAGCCCTGTGCAGAG gaggtgcttcaggaaaaacCAATATCTTTACCCAGTTATGAATTTGACAG TCTCAAGTCTGATATACCATCTGGTAAGGAAACAAGTGATGGCTATGAAAGCTTTGCTAGTGTGGGAAAGGGAGATGGGAAACCGAGGAAACATCACCGCAAGTCTGCCCGCACCCGTTCCAGGCAGGAAAAGACCAGCAAACCAAAGCTGAGCATGCTCAAT GTTTGCAACACTGGTGATAAAATGGTCGAATGCCAGCTGGAGACTCACAACCACAAAATGGTGACATTTAAATTTGATCTGGATGGAGACGCTCCCGAGGAAATCGCTACTTACATG GTAGAGAATGGCTTCATCTTGATGTTAGAGAAGGAAATCTTTATTGACCAGCTGAAGGATATTGTGGATAAAGCTGAAGACATGCTGAATGAAGACATGGAGGGTGAAAGGGACACAGCTTTGAGTTGCAGTCCTTTACAAGTCCAGCCATTTGAAGCATTAGTAGGAGAG AGTCAGCAGCCTGGAGGATCTCAACCAGTCTATCAGCAAAATG TTCTTCATACAGGAAAGAGATGGTTCATAATCTGCCCTGTAGAGGAGATACCTACATCCAGTCAGGAGACCCCCTCTGACGGGACAACTACGCAGTCACCTGGGAGCTCAGCCGCTATGCACCCTGCTGACAGCACCACTGCAAAGCCCTCCAGAG AAGAGGGTTCATCTTCCACAATGTCTGGGGGAAGTGGAGGTTTCTCTTACGACGTGTACGGATTCTGCAGTCCTCCAATAATGTCCAACACAGACCCGCTCCTCCTGGCCACCCTGTCACCTCCTGTGTCTGCACCTCCGACTCTCCAGTCAGTGCCATCAGTGGAGCCAGCAGGCAGTTCAATGCAACACAGCATGCAAGCCCAGACAGCCAGAACACAAACATCATCCCCGCATGCTGCTTTCCCTGTGGAAGATTCGCAGGGATCCCCTCTCGGCTCCATCTCACCAATCCATGCATCTCAGAAGTTGCCTGATATGACATGCCCGGTTTCTATTGCTGACGACGTGCCCTGCTGCCCTCTGGTCATGCCCCTCTCTCTCGATGTGAGCACTTCACAGGTTGGATCTCCGCTTACTCTTCCGCTCCAGGAGCCAGGATCAGTCAAAGAGGCACCGGCTGTCTCCTACGCCCCTGCTGCACGGAGCGAGCGACCACAGCAACCTGTGGTGCTGCATCAGCCTTTTGCCACTGTTGGAGGGACCAAAGTGTCCTCACTACCACAGAGTCCAGCACCATCCCAGCATGGTGCAGGTCCCAGTGAGTCCGATGGTGAAGGAAGACTGGCTCGTAGCGGCTTTGTGGACAGCACCATTAAAACCCTGGATGAGAAACTACGGAATTTGCTCTACCAGGAGTATGCTCCCATGTATCCATCAGGCAGCGCTGCAGAGACACCAGGGTCTGGCACAGAGTACATCCAGTCTCCTCCTGGTCCAGACAGCGCCACAGGAGGCTCAGGAAACAGCACCCCAGGGCCAATAGGGGAGGGACGCTACAGAGGAGGTGAACAGCTG CCTCAAATTCCAGAGAGAATGGACAGTTTGAGCGCACTGAGTGATTCAGCTGTGTGTG CATCCCTGTCAAGAAGACACGTTCCTCACTCTGCTTCATGCTCTGGAGCAAGAGGTCGATTTAAG ATCACTCCTGTTGCCCCTGAAGTGGCCAACAGACGAGATGTGAAGCAAAGGAGCTGGAGCAGCGCTGCCTCACCGGCGCACCCTGTGGGATACATTAGGGACCATGGTCAGTTTGATGCCATGGCTACCTCCACCACAATTGGCCGTTTCTCTGTGGTGAGCACTGAAGATGACATTACACAGAGGACACGTTGTAGCCGTTACTCTGCACCGCCTGATTTCTATCTGGACACGCCTCCTTCTAACGCCAAGCGGGGCTCTTTACCTCGTGCAATGACATCCGTCCCTGTGGATGTCACGGTCCACGCTCGCTTCCTCTCCTCAGATTcaggggcagagagcagccCTGCAAAGCTGACTCCTGCCACCCCGTTGCAACACTCCCGCTCTGAGCGCAGAGGAAGTGACCTCATGAAAAGGGCAGTGGCCTTTCTCCGTCGTTCTGGTCGCAGCAGCAGCGTGCAGAGCTCTGACTCACCGAGCAGGCATGGTGGGGTGCACGGCTCTGCCTATGGCAGCAGCGATAATGACTCCGAGATGGAGGATTCAGACATAAAGAGAGAACTACAAAGACTCAGGGAGAA ACATCTGAAGGAAATCTCTGAGCTGCAGGCCCATCAGCGAGGGGAAGTGGAGCTCCTGTATCGAAGACTTGGTAAAGTTCCTCCTCCTGGCCTGGGAGTTGCTGCACCACATGCCAGCCGTAGAAAGAGGTCCAgcaagcacaggctgaagccaGGCAAACTTCTCAGCCCTCTGGTTCAACAGTTTAGAAATGTCACAACCAAAACTGGTGACTCTAGCAGATCCA GTGCTGCTGCAGGTACGGGTGACAACACAGTTAGTTTAAATGGGTCTCCAGCTAAAGGGTCTTTCCCCACTCACAGCAGGGCCCGGTCATGCACCAGCCACCTTCCCAGCTCAACCTCGGAGCCTGTGCAGACTCAGCAGCCCTGCTCCCTTAAAGGCTCTTTATCTTCTGATAATATTTATGCTGGACTACACGGAGATGGAACTGGCACACAAGTGCCACCGGGGCAAG GCTGGTCTAATTACCCTCAACCATCTGAGAGAGTGACCTATAAATCGAGTAGCAAGCCACGAGCTAGATTTCTCAGTGGGCCTGTGTCTTTATCTATCT GGGCGACACTGAAGCGACTTTGTCTTGGTAAAGAGCGTGGTAGCA gGTCTGGAGCTTCAGCAGGGGCTTCCAATCAGTCACAGCAGCTGCCTGGGGGTGTCACACCTCCTCCACATCAGCCGGTGATAGGATTGGCCCAAGCTCAAGCcaataacagcaacaacaaaacaggcACATACAGTAGCACATCTGCGAGTGCCCATGATAGCAACCTGCCTGAAGACTTACAACGACTAATGGATGACTGGGCCCAGGAGGTTCTGATTGTCACCCACCGGCCTCGCACTAACTCTTTGAGTATAACTCGACCCCAGCTTTGGGATCAGGATCCACTTCAAACAAGTGAACAGCTTGCTAGGGCTTCAGAT TTATCGCCATGGACAGCTTCAGGACCAGAGGCCTGTAGTCTGCCACTGTCCTGGCCTGATGCCCCTGGGTCAACAATGATCGCTACCCCGCCGGCGGGGGCACATCCCTCTTATCAGCATCACTCTCCTGCTCCATTCAGGGCCTTGCCCTCACCTCTCTCTATTAGCCAGTGGCCTGGGTTTTTCTTTCCCCTTCCTCCAGGAGTCTTTGCCTTTCCTGCTGTGGCCTCAGCTCAGGATACCCACAGCTCCATTCCAGCACCATCATATCAGCCAACTGACCCCAAGGCGAGGACTCTCTAA